From Cannabis sativa cultivar Pink pepper isolate KNU-18-1 chromosome 8, ASM2916894v1, whole genome shotgun sequence, a single genomic window includes:
- the LOC115700982 gene encoding ATP-dependent DNA helicase pfh1, with translation MMGIRLFAAAIIVYRKFSTKSIGKISYESPKKVYKSRKKKSYDDNNNNNKPKWTDQQEKIIDAVKRHKSVFITGSAGTGKTFLLNHIIKLLRKQYKPSQVFVTGSTGVVACAIRGQTLHSFAGIHSQKCDKEDMLRCVLLNRKASSRFRTAKALVIDEISMVDAQLFENLEFVARKIRGDDSSWGGIQLVVSGDFFQLPPVKSKRIGDDDDDKQFAFEADCWDSSFALQVELTKVYRQSDPQFIKFLQNIRIGKLGEEEEEYFKRLQSSAAMDSKAMLAVQVYPMNKDVSRVNEERMKSLGDEAFVFKAIDSGSDIKRCRKQLDQATPSELSLCLGARVMLTKNLNTWRNFVNGATGEIVDFSRIDVVGVGDEDKDEDEDIDTDPNTEEKDIATICQDGLLPVVKFDSGKTKVIEPVTWQVKDGDNIVAERKQLPLTLAWATSIHKCQGKTIDFIKADLSNAFEYGMHYVVMSRAKSPEGLFVTGLDPAKIKAHPKVLRFHEKKLASEKNEKSEEDSTTAPLAVSHTKFHFSL, from the coding sequence atgatgggtATCAGGCTGTTTGCGGCTGCAATCATTGTGTATAGAAAATTCAGTACCAAAAGTATTGGGAAAATCAGTTATGAGTCTCCCAAAAAGGTGTACAAAAGTAGAAAGAAGAAGAGTtatgatgataataataataataataaacccaaATGGACTGATCAACAAGAGAAGATTATAGATGCTGTTAAAAGGCATAAATCAGTGTTCATCACTGGCTCTGCTGGGACTGGAAAGACATTCTTGCTAAATCATATTATTAAGTTATTGAGAAAGCAATATAAGCCATCACAAGTTTTTGTCACTGGCTCTACTGGTGTTGTTGCTTGTGCTATTAGAGGACAGACTCTTCATTCTTTTGCAGGTATTCATAGCCAAAAGTGTGATAAAGAAGATATGCTTAGGTGTGTCTTATTAAATAGGAAGGCTAGTTCAAGGTTTAGGACAGCGAAGGCATTGGTTATAGATGAGATTAGCATGGTTGATGCTCAACTGTTTGAGAATCTTGAATTCGTTGCTCGAAAAATTCGAGGGGATGATTCGAGTTGGGGTGGAATTCAGCTTGTTGTTAGTGGTGATTTCTTTCAGCTTCCACCAGTTAAAAGCAAAAGGattggtgatgatgatgatgataaacAATTTGCTTTTGAAGCAGATTGTTGGGACTCAAGTTTTGCTTTACAAGTTGAACTTACCAAGGTTTATAGGCAATCAGATCCTCAGTTCATCAAGTTCCTTCAGAATATAAGGATTGGTAAGCTTggtgaagaagaggaagagtACTTTAAACGGTTGCAATCTTCGGCCGCAATGGATTCTAAAGCAATGCTAGCTGTGCAGGTCTATCCCATGAATAAAGATGTAAGTAGAGTGAATGAAGAGAGAATGAAAAGTTTAGGTGATGAAGCTTTTGTTTTTAAAGCCATTGATAGTGGCAGTGACATCAAACGTTGCAGGAAACAACTTGATCAGGCAACCCCTTCTGAGCTTAGTTTGTGTTTAGGTGCCAGGGTAATGCTGACCAAGAATTTAAACACTTGGCGTAATTTTGTGAATGGTGCCACTGGTGAGATTGTGGATTTTTCAAGGATTGATGTTGTTGGTGTGGGTGATGAGGATAaggatgaagatgaagataTAGATACTGACCCAAATACTGAGGAGAAAGACATTGCTACAATATGTCAGGATGGGCTACTACCGGTAGTGAAGTTCGACTCGGGGAAAACGAAGGTGATTGAACCAGTAACATGGCAGGTTAAAGATGGAGATAATATTGTTGCAGAAAGAAAGCAGCTGCCTCTCACTTTGGCATGGGCTACAAGCATTCACAAGTGTCAAGGGAAGACTATTGACTTCATTAAGGCCGATTTGTCTAATGCTTTTGAGTACGGTATGCATTATGTAGTCATGTCTCGTGCCAAAAGCCCCGAAGGactttttgtaactggtttggATCCCGCCAAGATTAAGGCACATCCGAAGGTACTGCGCTTCCATGAGAAGAAGCTTGcttctgaaaagaatgagaaatCTGAGGAAGATAGCACAACTGCACCACTTGCTGTGTCACATACAAAATTCCATTTCTCTCTCTGA